A genome region from Anolis carolinensis isolate JA03-04 chromosome 6, rAnoCar3.1.pri, whole genome shotgun sequence includes the following:
- the lrrc3c gene encoding leucine-rich repeat-containing protein 3C, with protein sequence MPFLDWFLYHSVAMWLLLHSFVLMAFCFHSATTFPKGCYPSTEDGFKTFRCSRAQLTVIPKDIPNDTNKLYLDYNQISFLPNDAFQNLPLLVELDLSHNVISRVEVGAFRGLSEHLHSLDLSSNKLVSVNKDVFNSLKAKANLSSNPWLCDCTLQQLIERVELVAGTSDGIVCDASARKEHIGKPFLQLVGDIDFCNIYKKTTDIAMLVTMFGWFAMVISYLIYYVRQNQEDARRHLEYLKSLPSKQKKSEESSTISTVV encoded by the coding sequence ATGCCTTTTCTGGACTGGTTCCTCTACCATTCAGTTGCCATGTGGTTGCTCCTCCACAGTTTTGTTCTGATGGCCTTTTGCTTCCACTCGGCCACCACCTTTCCCAAGGGCTGCTATCCCTCCACTGAAGATGGCTTCAAAACGTTTCGTTGCAGCAGAGCTCAACTTACAGTTATCCCGAAAGATATTCCTAATGATACCAACAAATTGTACCTGGATTACAACCAGATTTCTTTCTTGCCCAATGACGCCTTTCAGAATTTGCCTCTGCTAGTGGAACTAGACTTGTCGCACAATGTCATCAGTCGTGTGGAGGTTGGAGCCTTCCGGGGCTTGTCAGAACATCTGCATTCTTTGGACCTTTCTTCCAACAAATTAGTATCGGTCAACAAGGATGTCTTTAACTCTCTCAAAGCCAAAGCCAACCTATCCAGCAATCCTTGGCTCTGTGACTGCACACTCCAACAACTCATTGAGAGGGTCGAGCTGGTTGCTGGCACCTCTGATGGTATTGTGTGTGATGCCTCTGCCCGAAAAGAGCACATTGGCAAGCCTTTCTTACAACTAGTTGGAGACATAGACTTCTGCAACATCTACAAAAAGACCACAGACATCGCCATGCTGGTCACCATGTTCGGCTGGTTCGCCATGGTGATCTCATACTTGATCTATTACGTCAGGCAGAACCAAGAAGATGCCCGACGGCACCTAGAATATCTCAAATCTTTGCCTAGCAAGCAGAAGAAGTCAGAAGAGTCGTCTACAATTAGCACTGTGGTGTGA